The genomic stretch GAAACCGTAGGGGTTCGAGTCCCCTCACCGGCACCAAGGTATGCAGATGCCCTCGCTCCCAGCGGGGGTATTTGCATCTGCTCCGTCCGGGGACCGGGTTAACCGGGCCTGAACAACCTGTGCGAGAGCACGAAGTGACCGTTCTCCAGATGCACCCCCAGAAACAGTGCACTGAACCCCTGGCAGGGGTTTCCAGTTCCATTGAAGGGCCAACACCACGCCCTTCAGTTCCACTTCCAACCGCTGGTGTTGTCAGGTGCTCGCTCTGCTCGTTCAGGAGTACGGAAGGTACCTTCCATACTCCTGAATTCTGCTGTGAGATCGGGATCTCCACCTTCAGATTTCCCAGGCTCGGACGGCGGCAGGGAACGTCGTGTCCAAGTTCAAGACATTCGGGGCAGGCGTTGCCTCCCCCGAACTCCTCTTTTCACGACTGCGCCAGCAGTTTCCAACAGTCGCGTAGCACCCTGGCGTGAACGGTCTTCGGTTTACTCCGGACAACGGTCAGGTGGTCCGGGTGCCGCGCGCGTACGGAGCGGGCAGCGTGTGCTCTGCACCGAGATTGCGGGCCGCGGCCTGCACCCAGTGTGGGTCGCCCAGTACGGGGCGGGCCAGGGCGATCAGGTCGGCGTCCCCGTTGCGCAAGATGGCCTCGGCACGCTCTGGAGTGTCGATCATGCCGACGGTCATGACGGTCAGGTCCGGCACAGCCGCCTTGACCTGCGCCGCGAAGGGAGTCTGGTAGCCGGGCGCGGGCGTGATCTGCTGCTCGGGCGTCAGGCCGCCGCTGCTGAGGTCCAGCACGTCCACGCCCTCGCGGGCGAGCAGGCCTGCCAGCACGACGGTCTGTGATTCGTCCCAGCCGCCGGGCGCCCAGTCGGTGGCGCTCAGGCGCACGAACAGCGGCTTGTGGTGCGGCCAGACCTCCCGCACGGCGCGTGTGACCTCCAGCACGAGGCGGGTGCGGTTCTCAAAGCTCCCCCCATACTCATCAGTCCGGCTGTTCGCCAGTGGCGAGAGGAACTGGTGCAGCAGGTAGCCGTGCGCAGCGTGGATCTCGACCACGTCGAACCCCGCAATCTCGGCGCGGCGGGCGGCCTGCCGGAACGCCCCGACGATGCCGGCGATATCTTCCGTCGTCATGGCGTGCGGTTGGGGGAACGACTCGTTGTAGGCGCTGGCGTCCGGACCGATCACGTCCCAGCCGCCCCGCTCGGGTGGCACCGCGCCGCGCCCGCGCCACGGGGCGTAGGTGCTCGCCTTGCGGCCTGCGTGGGCCAGCTGCACGCCGATCAGCCCGCCCTGCGCGTGCACGAAATCCGTCACGCGACCCAGCGGGATGATCTGTCGGTCCTCCCACAGGCCCAGATCCTCGGGGCTGATGCGGCCCTCGGGACTCACGGCGGTTGCCTCGGCGATGATCAGGCCCGTCCCGGCCAGCGCGTACTGTCCCAGGTGCACCAGATGGAAGTCGTTCGCCAGTCCGCCCTGCGCGGAGTACATGCACATGGGGGACACGACCACGCGGTTGGGCAGCGTCACGTCGCGGAGTTTCAGCGGCTGGAACAGCAGGGGACCTTCAGTCATGCGCCGAATCTAGGCCCGCACGCCCCTCCCCTGCCAGTCCCGTCGCGTTCACGCGACCCTGAGACCTGACTTCAGCGGCGGGCCTGCCAGCGCGCGTGCGCCTGCGCCGCCTGCGTCCCGGCGAGCGTCCAGAACATGGTCTCGAGGTCGTGCAGAGCGGCGGCGTCCGCACCCGCGCGGGTCGGTTGCCGGTAGGGGGTCGCTTCCAGCCGCACCAGCAACGTCCGGTGAGCCCCGAGGGTGAGGCTGCGCTCGGCGGCGAGCAGGACCGCCGGCTCGGGCGCGCTACGGGCCGCTGTCACGAGCGCCGCGTACGCGCCGGACAATTCCTGCAAGGCCCGGATATCCGGGGCATACACCCAGGGACCGTGCTCGCCCAGCAGGGCCAGGAAGCCCGTCCACTCGGCGCGCAGCACTGCCGGGACGACCTCCCGCGCGCCCACGTCCGGCGTCAGCCAGGGGCGCACACCCAGCAGGTCTGCCCTGAACCAGCGTTCCCCGGCGAACTCCGCCCCGGCCCGCGCGGCCTCGCTGGGACCGCCGATGTCGCGCAGTTCCGCCAGATGCGCCAGCCGCGCCCGCGCGCCCTCCGGCAGAGGCTGCGAGCGGGGGCGCAGTAGGCCCAGCGCCGCCCAGCGGGCCGGCAGGTCCGCCATCAGCTGCTCGCGCTCGTGTAGCTCGCCACCGCGTACCGCCAGAACCAGCGCGTACCCAGGAACAGGGCCGCCGCGATGAGCGGAGACGCCAGCGCCAATCCCCCACCCAGCGCGCCCGTCAGCGCCTGCGCGGGCACGGTCGTGATGAACGCCACCGGCAGCACGAACGTCAGCACGAACCGCACCGGCACCGGGAACGCCGCCACCGGGAACCGCGCCGCGCCGAACACGCCGCTGAACAGTTCCGTGACGTTCTGCGTCTTCACGAACCAGAACGCCGTCGTGCTCAGGCCCAGGTAGATGCAGTACACGATCACCACCGCCGACCCGTACAGCATCGCCGCCGCCAGCGCCCCGCCCGGTGTGACATCCAGCCCGGACGCCGCGTACCCGATCAGACCCAGCCCGATCAGCA from Deinococcus soli (ex Cha et al. 2016) encodes the following:
- a CDS encoding NADH:flavin oxidoreductase/NADH oxidase, yielding MTEGPLLFQPLKLRDVTLPNRVVVSPMCMYSAQGGLANDFHLVHLGQYALAGTGLIIAEATAVSPEGRISPEDLGLWEDRQIIPLGRVTDFVHAQGGLIGVQLAHAGRKASTYAPWRGRGAVPPERGGWDVIGPDASAYNESFPQPHAMTTEDIAGIVGAFRQAARRAEIAGFDVVEIHAAHGYLLHQFLSPLANSRTDEYGGSFENRTRLVLEVTRAVREVWPHHKPLFVRLSATDWAPGGWDESQTVVLAGLLAREGVDVLDLSSGGLTPEQQITPAPGYQTPFAAQVKAAVPDLTVMTVGMIDTPERAEAILRNGDADLIALARPVLGDPHWVQAAARNLGAEHTLPAPYARGTRTT
- a CDS encoding ABC transporter permease, whose product is MRRYLRLVRIFVGATLSAQLEYRANFLGAVLASLGEVGVTLLGLSILFGQPGVTQVGGWSFREALLVTGFFMLTEGVISVFIQPNMSKIAEAVRTGNMDFTLLKPIDAQFNVSTRNLNVLRFPDLLIGLGLIGYAASGLDVTPGGALAAAMLYGSAVVIVYCIYLGLSTTAFWFVKTQNVTELFSGVFGAARFPVAAFPVPVRFVLTFVLPVAFITTVPAQALTGALGGGLALASPLIAAALFLGTRWFWRYAVASYTSASS